A genomic segment from Pistricoccus aurantiacus encodes:
- a CDS encoding SCO family protein: MNGTSGRWIVWIALLWLALPAWGQSPAQQEAVLDQVDYEQRIGNQLPGELRFRDASGELVDIAALTEGKPTILSLAWYNCPMLCPMLLDRLADTTEKLPFELDDYRVVTVSIAPEEGAADAERMRKDLRNRHGDNIDNWHFLTGKKPAIDALAKAAGFHYAFDPQSGTYAHPAGVVVVSPGGRISHYLLGMRPEAPDLKLAMMESSEGELGSPLQKVLVRCYQFDPTTGQYNLAIMRLLQVAGIATVTLMLLAVLWMRRRQAA, from the coding sequence ATGAACGGGACGTCAGGACGCTGGATCGTCTGGATCGCCCTGCTATGGCTTGCGCTGCCGGCCTGGGGGCAGTCGCCGGCTCAGCAGGAAGCGGTGCTCGATCAGGTGGACTACGAACAGCGCATCGGCAACCAGCTGCCCGGAGAGCTGCGGTTTCGCGACGCGAGCGGGGAACTGGTGGATATCGCCGCTCTGACCGAAGGCAAGCCGACCATTCTCAGCCTGGCCTGGTACAACTGCCCCATGCTGTGCCCGATGCTGCTCGACCGGCTCGCGGATACCACGGAAAAGCTGCCCTTCGAACTGGACGACTACCGGGTAGTCACCGTCAGCATTGCCCCGGAGGAAGGGGCCGCGGACGCGGAACGCATGCGCAAGGATCTGCGTAACCGTCACGGCGACAACATCGACAACTGGCATTTTCTCACCGGTAAAAAGCCTGCCATCGATGCCCTGGCGAAGGCAGCAGGATTTCACTACGCCTTTGACCCCCAGTCCGGCACCTACGCGCACCCGGCTGGCGTGGTGGTGGTCTCTCCCGGTGGGCGTATCAGCCATTATCTGCTGGGCATGCGCCCGGAGGCGCCGGACCTGAAACTGGCCATGATGGAAAGCAGCGAAGGGGAACTGGGCAGCCCGCTGCAGAAGGTGCTGGTACGCTGCTATCAGTTCGACCCCACCACCGGCCAGTACAATCTGGCGATCATGCGGCTGCTGCAGGTGGCGGGCATCGCCACGGTAACACTGATGCTGCTGGCGGTGCTGTGGATGCGCAGGAGGCAGGCGGCATGA
- the fdhD gene encoding formate dehydrogenase accessory sulfurtransferase FdhD, translated as MTSLSQGEGRIGGALVDILAHENDGVMSRDDQVAVEEALEIRLAGVEPVITMRTPGNDRELAAGLMLSEGVVRHPRDFQTLCTLVDQPDVIQIQLRRPSGEKTALLERSSLSTSACGVCGKKKLNLESMQGLPPLSPGPWMTREQLGSLAARMQEHQALFACTGGLHGAALFDARGEMLAIREDVGRHNALDKLLGWALLNDRLPLDDHAVMLSGRVSFELMQKCIMARVPLVCAVSAPSSYAVRLAREFGVTLVGFLRASRFNVYAQAQRISDADNPSGSG; from the coding sequence ATGACAAGCCTTTCCCAAGGAGAGGGCCGCATCGGCGGCGCGCTGGTCGACATCCTCGCGCATGAGAACGATGGGGTCATGTCCCGGGACGATCAGGTAGCGGTGGAGGAGGCCCTGGAAATACGCCTGGCGGGGGTCGAGCCGGTGATCACCATGCGTACCCCGGGCAACGATCGGGAACTGGCCGCCGGCCTGATGTTGAGCGAAGGCGTGGTGCGCCATCCTCGGGATTTCCAGACGCTCTGTACGCTGGTGGATCAGCCGGATGTGATTCAGATTCAGCTGCGCCGGCCAAGTGGCGAGAAGACCGCGCTGCTCGAGCGCTCGTCCCTGTCCACCAGCGCCTGCGGCGTATGCGGCAAGAAAAAGCTCAATCTGGAGTCGATGCAAGGCCTGCCGCCGCTTTCCCCGGGGCCCTGGATGACCCGAGAACAGCTCGGTTCCCTGGCGGCGCGCATGCAGGAGCACCAGGCGCTGTTCGCCTGTACCGGCGGACTGCACGGCGCGGCGCTGTTCGACGCCCGGGGCGAGATGCTGGCGATTCGCGAGGACGTGGGGCGCCATAACGCCCTGGACAAGCTGCTCGGCTGGGCGCTCTTGAACGATCGGCTGCCCCTCGACGATCATGCGGTCATGCTCAGCGGGCGGGTCAGTTTCGAACTGATGCAGAAATGCATCATGGCCCGGGTGCCGCTGGTCTGCGCCGTCTCCGCGCCGAGCAGCTACGCGGTACGTCTGGCGCGGGAGTTCGGTGTCACCCTGGTGGGGTTTCTGCGGGCGTCGCGCTTCAACGTTTATGCCCAGGCGCAGCGCATCAGCGATGCAGATAATCCATCAGGGTCAGGGTGA
- the ctaD gene encoding cytochrome c oxidase subunit I → MSTIALDQRWPRDHYLSSGFRLRDWLLTTDHKRIGWLYFASITFFFFLGGIAALLIRLELITPRGDLLSPDTYNEMFSMHGIIMVWFFLIPSIPNTLGNFLIPLMVGARDLAFPRLNLLSWYIYTIGALFVVLTVLLGAVDTGWTFYTPYSTLFTNTAVLAAATGVFVVGFSTILTGINFMVTLHKMRAPGLTWMRLPLFAWATYATSLIMILATPVLSITLLLIAVERIFGIGIFDPALGGDPILFQHLFWFYSHPAVYIMILPGMGVVSELISCFSRNRLFSYKGMVISVMAIALFGFLVWGHHMFVAGQSMYAGIMFSLFSFLVALPSAIKTFNWTATLYRGRILLTAPMLYAFSFIGLFTIGGLTGIIVAAMTIDVHVHDTYFVVAHFHYVMVGGMVTAYLGGVHFWWPKMTGKMYSEIWSKVAALALFIGFNLTFFPQFILGYQGMPRRYHEYPEDFQLLNVMSSLGAGVLAIGYLLPLVYLTWSLFKGKPAGANPWGATGLEWQTSSPPPKHNFVQIPTVTEPPYAYRDQDNTAPFG, encoded by the coding sequence ATGAGCACCATTGCCCTTGACCAACGCTGGCCCCGGGATCACTACCTGAGCAGCGGCTTCCGCCTGCGAGACTGGCTCCTGACCACGGACCACAAGCGCATCGGCTGGCTGTATTTCGCCTCCATCACCTTCTTCTTCTTCCTTGGCGGCATCGCCGCCCTGCTGATCCGCCTAGAACTGATCACCCCCCGAGGGGACCTGCTCAGTCCGGATACCTACAACGAGATGTTCTCGATGCATGGCATCATCATGGTATGGTTCTTCCTGATTCCCTCGATTCCCAACACCTTGGGCAACTTCCTGATCCCCTTGATGGTCGGCGCCCGGGACCTGGCCTTTCCCCGGCTCAACCTGCTGTCCTGGTATATTTATACCATCGGCGCCCTGTTCGTGGTGCTCACGGTACTGCTCGGCGCGGTGGATACCGGCTGGACCTTCTATACCCCCTACTCCACCCTGTTCACCAACACGGCGGTGCTGGCGGCGGCCACCGGGGTATTCGTGGTGGGCTTCTCGACGATTCTCACCGGCATCAACTTCATGGTCACCCTGCACAAGATGCGCGCCCCGGGGCTGACCTGGATGCGCCTGCCGCTGTTTGCCTGGGCCACCTACGCCACCAGCCTGATCATGATCCTGGCCACCCCGGTGCTGTCCATCACCCTGCTGCTGATCGCCGTTGAGCGGATCTTCGGCATCGGCATCTTCGATCCGGCCCTGGGCGGGGATCCCATCCTGTTCCAACATCTGTTCTGGTTCTATTCCCATCCGGCGGTATACATCATGATCCTGCCGGGGATGGGCGTCGTCTCGGAACTCATCTCCTGCTTCTCCCGCAACCGTCTGTTCAGCTACAAGGGCATGGTCATTTCGGTGATGGCGATCGCCCTGTTCGGCTTTCTGGTCTGGGGGCATCACATGTTCGTCGCCGGCCAGAGCATGTACGCCGGCATCATGTTCTCGCTGTTTTCCTTCCTGGTGGCGCTGCCTTCGGCCATCAAGACCTTCAACTGGACCGCGACCCTTTATCGCGGACGCATCCTGCTCACCGCGCCGATGCTGTATGCCTTTTCCTTCATCGGTCTATTCACCATCGGCGGCCTGACCGGCATCATCGTGGCGGCCATGACCATCGACGTGCACGTTCACGATACCTACTTCGTGGTGGCGCATTTTCATTACGTCATGGTAGGCGGCATGGTCACCGCCTACCTGGGCGGGGTGCATTTCTGGTGGCCGAAGATGACCGGCAAGATGTATTCGGAAATCTGGTCGAAGGTCGCCGCCCTGGCCCTGTTCATCGGTTTCAATCTGACCTTCTTTCCTCAGTTCATTCTCGGCTATCAAGGCATGCCCCGGCGCTATCACGAATACCCGGAGGATTTTCAACTGCTCAACGTGATGTCTTCCCTGGGGGCCGGTGTGCTGGCCATCGGCTATCTGCTGCCGCTGGTGTACCTGACCTGGTCGCTGTTCAAGGGCAAGCCCGCCGGGGCCAATCCCTGGGGGGCCACCGGTCTGGAATGGCAGACCAGCTCACCTCCGCCAAAACACAACTTCGTGCAGATTCCCACGGTGACGGAGCCACCCTATGCCTACCGCGACCAAGACAACACCGCCCCCTTTGGGTGA
- a CDS encoding cytochrome c oxidase subunit 3, whose amino-acid sequence MPTATKTTPPPLGDQGPVAEQFEAMEQQRQADRMGMWMFLGTELLLFGGTFGAFITYRVIYADAFAEAASHLDLKLGTLNTALLLTSGLTMALTEQLSRAARHKATFWLLIATIAIGALFIGIKGFEWYKEYQEQLMPVLGLTFDYPGNQPDRAQLFFNFYFVMTGLHAVHMLIGLGVLSVIAVLAWRWRDPPRIARQVQISGLYWAFVDVIWVIVFSLLYLLRV is encoded by the coding sequence ATGCCTACCGCGACCAAGACAACACCGCCCCCTTTGGGTGATCAGGGCCCGGTGGCCGAGCAATTCGAGGCCATGGAGCAGCAGCGCCAGGCAGACCGCATGGGCATGTGGATGTTCCTGGGAACGGAACTGCTGCTGTTCGGCGGAACCTTCGGCGCTTTCATCACTTATCGGGTCATCTACGCGGACGCCTTCGCCGAGGCGGCGAGCCATCTCGACCTCAAGCTCGGCACCCTGAATACCGCCCTGCTGCTGACCAGCGGCCTGACCATGGCCTTGACGGAACAGCTGTCCAGGGCGGCGCGCCACAAGGCGACGTTCTGGCTGCTGATCGCCACCATCGCCATCGGCGCGCTCTTTATCGGGATCAAGGGCTTCGAGTGGTACAAGGAATATCAGGAACAGCTGATGCCGGTGCTGGGGCTGACCTTCGACTATCCCGGCAACCAGCCGGACCGTGCCCAGCTGTTCTTCAATTTTTATTTCGTGATGACCGGACTACACGCGGTGCACATGCTGATCGGCCTCGGGGTGCTGAGCGTGATCGCCGTGCTCGCCTGGCGCTGGCGGGACCCGCCGCGCATCGCTCGCCAGGTGCAGATCAGCGGGCTCTACTGGGCCTTCGTCGATGTGATATGGGTGATCGTCTTTTCCCTGCTGTATCTGTTGCGGGTCTGA
- a CDS encoding c-type cytochrome, which yields MRRFALLGLACALLAGCDQPEMRFQPKYNTYEAAPQWPENQAARRTVPGTVARDERLEPIADTLPMTFDQALLDRGQERFEIFCSPCHAASGYGNGMVVQRGFPAPPSFHSERLRNAPLRHFVDVITEGYGVMYSYRDRVPLEDRWAIATYIRALQLSQHVAYDSLSASQRARLADSVDDSSREAPQ from the coding sequence GTGAGGCGGTTTGCCCTGCTGGGTCTCGCATGCGCTCTGCTTGCGGGCTGCGATCAGCCGGAGATGCGCTTTCAGCCCAAATACAACACCTACGAGGCAGCCCCGCAGTGGCCGGAGAATCAGGCCGCGCGCCGGACGGTGCCCGGCACCGTGGCCAGGGACGAACGGCTCGAACCGATCGCCGACACCCTGCCCATGACCTTCGACCAGGCACTGCTGGATCGCGGTCAGGAACGCTTCGAGATCTTCTGCTCTCCCTGTCACGCCGCCAGCGGCTATGGCAACGGCATGGTGGTGCAGCGCGGCTTTCCGGCGCCGCCGTCGTTTCATAGCGAACGGCTGCGTAACGCGCCGCTGCGGCATTTTGTCGACGTCATTACCGAAGGCTACGGGGTGATGTATTCCTATCGAGACCGTGTGCCGCTGGAGGATCGCTGGGCCATCGCCACCTATATCCGCGCTCTGCAGCTGTCCCAGCACGTTGCCTACGACAGTCTGAGCGCGTCCCAGCGGGCACGCCTGGCGGACAGCGTCGACGATTCGTCCCGGGAGGCGCCCCAATGA
- the fdhF gene encoding formate dehydrogenase subunit alpha, which yields MSQPQCTLKVDGRSLSGPIDTPLIEFLAAHDIDLPHICYQPTLGAIQTCDVCWVQVNGELVRGCSVTSREGLEVKLEETTARQARREGADRIVARHELYCSVCDNNNGDCKVHNVVARMRIPYQRYPYRQKPYNVDESHPFYQYDPDQCILCGRCVEACQNVQVTETLSIDWQREDPRVLWDGAETANESSCVSCGHCVTVCPCNALMEKSMLGEAGPLTGMPATLKRPAIDLIKGIEPTVGFRPIFALSEMDEAWRQPELKKTKTVCTYCGVGCAFDMWTRGRRILKVQPVEEAPVNGISTCIKGKFGWDFVNSQDRLTTPLIRDNGRFREASWDEAYALIAERFKSIRAAHGPDALAFVASSKCTNEESYLMQKLARGVIGTNNIDNCSRYCQSPATKGLWRTMGYGGDGGSISDLESAELLLFIGSNTAESHPVLATRLKQAQKHRGQTHIVFDLRRHEMAERADRFLRPRPGTDLVWLSALSRYILDNGLEDKAFLEQRVNHLAEYRQSLAPFTLDYAEEITGIPARTLEEVALQVAKASTLCAIWAMGVTQHVAGSDTSTAIANLLLVTGNARRKGCGAYPMRGHNNVQGCSDFGSMSKRLPGYEFVSDDAARARYEKAWGVTLSTNSGYNNHTMIDAIHEGKLKSLYVMGEEMAIVDANALHVQAAFDKLDFMVVQDIFFSRTCEQADVVLPAAPSVEKEGTFVNTERRFQRLYQVLEPLGDSKPDWLIQTELARALGADWSYRHPGEIMDEAASLAPMFAGVTYERLEGYRSLQWPIAADGTDTPHLYLDGFAFPDGKARLNALEYTPPTDQTDGEYDLHVNNGRLLETFHEGNLTHRSAGIRSQVPTSFVEVSPELAEQRGIKSGSRVRLTSRRGTIELPALVTDRVAGNELYVTENAVGNDHAINVLTSNEADKDSSTPAFKEIAVKMEILEIEGEAPLPRHNYRFWKSSSQDGVRTEQKWQRDDYVQPPRPARNPEKF from the coding sequence ATGTCTCAGCCCCAATGCACCCTCAAGGTGGATGGACGGTCGTTGAGCGGCCCCATCGACACGCCGCTCATCGAATTCCTGGCCGCCCATGATATCGACCTGCCGCATATCTGCTATCAGCCCACCCTGGGCGCCATTCAGACCTGCGACGTCTGCTGGGTCCAGGTCAACGGCGAGCTCGTTCGCGGATGCAGCGTGACCAGCCGGGAAGGTCTTGAGGTGAAGCTGGAGGAAACCACGGCCCGCCAGGCCCGGCGTGAGGGAGCGGATCGTATCGTGGCGCGCCACGAGCTCTACTGCTCCGTCTGCGACAACAACAACGGCGATTGCAAGGTGCATAACGTCGTGGCGCGGATGAGAATCCCCTATCAGCGCTACCCCTATCGCCAGAAACCCTACAACGTCGACGAGAGCCATCCTTTCTATCAGTACGATCCGGACCAGTGCATTCTCTGCGGGCGCTGCGTCGAGGCCTGCCAGAACGTGCAGGTCACCGAAACGTTATCCATCGACTGGCAGCGAGAAGACCCGCGGGTGCTGTGGGACGGGGCCGAAACCGCCAATGAATCCAGCTGCGTTTCCTGCGGCCACTGCGTCACGGTCTGCCCCTGCAACGCCTTGATGGAAAAGAGCATGCTGGGGGAGGCGGGGCCGCTGACCGGCATGCCGGCGACACTCAAGCGCCCGGCCATCGATCTGATCAAGGGCATCGAGCCGACGGTGGGCTTCAGGCCGATCTTCGCGCTGTCGGAAATGGACGAGGCCTGGCGTCAGCCGGAACTGAAGAAGACCAAGACCGTCTGTACCTACTGCGGGGTCGGCTGCGCCTTCGACATGTGGACCCGGGGGCGCAGGATTCTCAAGGTGCAGCCGGTGGAAGAGGCGCCGGTCAACGGCATCTCCACCTGCATCAAGGGCAAGTTCGGCTGGGATTTCGTCAATTCGCAAGATCGTCTGACCACACCTCTGATTCGCGACAACGGCCGTTTTCGCGAGGCGAGCTGGGACGAGGCCTATGCCTTGATCGCCGAGCGCTTCAAGTCGATTCGCGCGGCGCACGGCCCGGATGCGCTGGCCTTCGTCGCCTCCAGCAAGTGCACCAACGAAGAATCCTACCTGATGCAGAAGCTGGCCCGGGGGGTGATCGGCACCAACAACATCGACAACTGCTCCCGCTATTGCCAGTCGCCGGCGACCAAGGGCCTGTGGCGCACCATGGGCTATGGCGGCGACGGCGGTTCGATCAGCGATCTCGAAAGCGCCGAATTGCTGCTGTTCATCGGCTCCAACACCGCCGAGAGTCATCCGGTGCTCGCCACCCGGCTCAAGCAGGCGCAGAAGCATCGCGGTCAGACGCATATCGTCTTCGATCTGCGCCGTCACGAGATGGCGGAGCGGGCGGACCGCTTCCTTCGGCCCAGGCCGGGCACGGATCTGGTCTGGCTGAGCGCCCTGTCCCGATACATTCTGGACAACGGTCTGGAAGACAAGGCGTTTCTCGAACAGCGGGTCAACCACCTGGCGGAATATCGCCAGAGCCTGGCGCCTTTCACCCTGGATTACGCAGAAGAGATCACCGGCATTCCCGCTCGGACGCTGGAAGAGGTGGCGCTGCAAGTCGCAAAGGCAAGCACCCTTTGCGCGATCTGGGCCATGGGTGTCACCCAGCACGTCGCCGGCTCGGATACTTCCACCGCCATCGCCAACCTGCTGCTGGTAACCGGCAACGCCAGGCGCAAGGGGTGCGGCGCCTATCCCATGCGCGGACACAACAACGTGCAGGGCTGCAGCGATTTCGGCTCCATGTCCAAGCGCCTGCCGGGCTATGAGTTCGTCAGTGACGACGCCGCTCGCGCCCGTTACGAAAAGGCCTGGGGAGTGACGCTATCCACCAATAGCGGCTACAACAACCATACCATGATCGATGCCATTCACGAAGGGAAGCTCAAGTCGCTGTACGTGATGGGCGAAGAGATGGCCATCGTCGATGCCAATGCCCTGCACGTGCAGGCGGCCTTCGACAAGCTCGATTTCATGGTGGTGCAGGACATCTTCTTCTCGCGCACCTGCGAACAGGCGGATGTGGTGCTGCCCGCCGCTCCCAGCGTCGAGAAGGAAGGTACCTTCGTCAATACCGAGCGACGTTTCCAGCGGCTTTATCAGGTGCTGGAACCCCTGGGCGACAGCAAGCCGGACTGGCTGATCCAGACCGAGCTCGCCCGCGCCTTGGGGGCGGACTGGTCCTATCGTCATCCCGGCGAGATCATGGACGAGGCAGCGTCGCTAGCACCCATGTTCGCCGGCGTGACCTATGAACGCCTGGAAGGCTACCGGTCGCTGCAGTGGCCGATCGCCGCAGACGGTACCGATACCCCCCATCTCTATCTCGACGGCTTCGCCTTTCCGGACGGCAAGGCGCGGCTCAATGCCCTCGAGTATACGCCGCCCACGGACCAGACCGACGGCGAGTATGACCTGCACGTCAACAACGGCCGCCTGCTGGAAACCTTCCATGAGGGCAACCTGACCCATCGCAGCGCGGGCATCCGCAGTCAGGTGCCGACCAGCTTCGTCGAGGTCTCCCCGGAACTCGCCGAGCAGCGAGGCATCAAGAGCGGCAGCCGTGTGAGGCTGACCTCGCGTCGGGGCACCATCGAGCTGCCGGCCCTGGTGACCGATCGCGTCGCGGGAAACGAGCTTTACGTCACGGAAAACGCCGTGGGCAACGATCATGCGATCAATGTCCTGACCTCCAACGAGGCGGACAAGGACAGCAGTACCCCGGCTTTCAAGGAAATCGCGGTGAAGATGGAGATACTCGAGATCGAAGGAGAAGCGCCGCTGCCCCGGCACAATTACCGCTTCTGGAAGTCCAGCTCCCAGGATGGAGTTCGCACCGAACAGAAATGGCAGCGCGACGACTACGTGCAACCACCGCGGCCCGCGCGCAATCCGGAGAAATTCTGA
- a CDS encoding phosphoribosyltransferase translates to MSELPFSDRREAGQALAKRLKDHANRDSLVLGLPRGGVPVAAEVARALNASLDVMVVRKLGVPGHEEFAMGAIASGDVTVLDEPLIRRLGITEKRLQEVIDKERRELARRERSYRGERPYPQFQGRQVILVDDGIATGSTMRAAIQAVRRLGVESCILAVPVAPPDTLNALAADVDEVICVEAPEDFRAVGRWYLDFGQTSDEEVRQCLAEWFESDDGLGAS, encoded by the coding sequence ATGTCGGAACTGCCGTTCTCCGATCGCCGCGAGGCGGGTCAGGCGCTGGCGAAGCGCCTGAAGGATCATGCCAACCGCGATTCCTTGGTACTGGGACTGCCCCGGGGAGGCGTGCCGGTGGCGGCGGAGGTCGCCCGGGCGCTGAATGCTTCCTTGGATGTAATGGTGGTACGCAAGCTCGGCGTGCCTGGCCATGAAGAGTTCGCCATGGGCGCCATTGCCAGCGGCGACGTGACGGTGCTGGACGAGCCGCTGATTCGCCGCCTGGGTATCACCGAGAAGCGTTTGCAGGAGGTAATCGACAAGGAGCGCCGCGAACTCGCCCGTCGGGAGCGGTCCTATCGCGGCGAGCGACCTTACCCCCAATTCCAGGGGCGTCAGGTGATCCTGGTGGACGACGGCATCGCCACCGGCTCCACCATGCGCGCCGCCATTCAGGCGGTAAGGCGTCTGGGAGTCGAGTCATGCATTCTGGCGGTGCCGGTGGCCCCGCCGGATACCCTGAACGCGCTCGCCGCCGACGTGGATGAGGTGATTTGCGTGGAAGCCCCCGAGGACTTTCGCGCGGTAGGCCGGTGGTATCTGGATTTTGGCCAGACCAGCGACGAGGAAGTCAGGCAGTGTCTGGCCGAATGGTTCGAGTCGGATGATGGTCTCGGCGCCTCATGA
- a CDS encoding DUF3341 domain-containing protein: MSNPDLYGVLGRFEQASTLIEAVTALRRANYTHLEAFSPHPVKGLSQALGERSRWLTVAALVGALAAAAGTYWMAWYSAVIDYPYVVGGKPLHSWPPFLLLAFVLSILAAVLVALVGMLMGNRLPRPYHPVFNLAMFSRASDDSFFLLVRLEETPEEDVEHLRRRLRDLHALDIQEVPA; the protein is encoded by the coding sequence ATGAGCAATCCGGATCTCTATGGCGTGTTGGGCCGCTTCGAACAGGCGAGTACCCTGATCGAGGCAGTCACCGCCCTGCGTCGGGCGAATTATACGCATCTGGAAGCCTTTTCCCCGCATCCGGTGAAAGGCTTGAGCCAGGCCCTGGGAGAGCGCTCCCGCTGGTTGACCGTGGCGGCGTTGGTGGGCGCCCTGGCAGCGGCGGCGGGAACCTACTGGATGGCCTGGTACAGCGCGGTGATCGACTATCCCTACGTAGTCGGCGGCAAACCGCTGCACAGCTGGCCGCCCTTCCTGCTGCTGGCCTTCGTGCTGTCGATTCTCGCCGCGGTGCTGGTAGCACTGGTCGGCATGCTCATGGGCAATCGCCTGCCGCGGCCCTACCATCCGGTCTTCAATCTGGCGATGTTTTCCCGAGCCTCGGATGACAGCTTCTTCCTGCTGGTTCGCCTCGAGGAAACTCCCGAAGAGGATGTGGAGCATCTTCGCCGACGCCTGAGGGACCTGCACGCCCTGGATATCCAGGAGGTGCCGGCGTGA
- a CDS encoding DUF1641 domain-containing protein — translation MAKAIRHEVTPLGETDATREELDRLLDNLQDAGILRLLNDFLEASPQVTKLLLDGLNREESRNAMQNLMLLLMGLGRVPPERFAQFTDALGDGTKAFRQGQQQEERKAPGIIGAYKLLHDDALWQRLYPLLDAMRGMADAFDQPAKKPAAKRHESEEKTS, via the coding sequence ATGGCCAAGGCGATACGACACGAGGTGACCCCGCTCGGCGAAACGGATGCGACTCGCGAGGAGCTCGATCGCTTGCTGGACAACCTGCAGGACGCCGGAATACTGCGCCTGCTCAATGATTTCCTCGAGGCGTCGCCCCAGGTGACGAAGCTTCTGCTCGACGGCCTCAACCGAGAGGAAAGCCGTAACGCCATGCAGAATCTCATGCTGCTGCTCATGGGCCTGGGCCGCGTTCCGCCGGAGCGTTTCGCTCAGTTCACCGATGCGCTGGGCGACGGCACGAAAGCGTTTCGCCAAGGGCAGCAGCAGGAGGAGCGCAAGGCGCCGGGTATCATCGGCGCCTACAAGCTGCTGCATGACGACGCCCTGTGGCAACGCCTGTACCCGCTGCTGGACGCCATGAGAGGCATGGCCGATGCCTTCGATCAGCCCGCGAAAAAGCCTGCGGCCAAGCGTCACGAAAGCGAGGAGAAAACCTCATGA
- the coxB gene encoding cytochrome c oxidase subunit II, protein MSAEHGYLPDIQEGLKFFPEQASSYAGELDLFFIGLVVVCGFMTLLVFGLIVFFSYRYHADRQKPRGKLPSAKSSHRIELSVLGAMFVIFMGIFAWSTHLYLNIYRGPEAAMTINVVGKQWMWKVQHPEGVREINTLHVPVGETVELRLTSEDVIHSFYVPDFRVKHDAVPGTYRKVWFEATKPGEYRLFCAEYCGSYHSRMRGKIVAMQPADYERWLGDQGEQVAPEVQGASLFRSYGCSGCHLGKSDVRAPSLAGVYGRPVPLASGGTVMADEAYLRDSILQPQKHVVAGFAPIMPSYSGQISEGEILQIIAYLKSLQPEDQALNPAAMTQGDAP, encoded by the coding sequence ATGAGTGCGGAACACGGCTATCTACCGGATATCCAGGAAGGGCTGAAATTCTTTCCGGAGCAGGCGTCCAGCTACGCGGGGGAGCTGGATCTGTTCTTCATCGGCCTGGTGGTGGTGTGCGGTTTCATGACCCTGCTGGTATTCGGACTGATCGTATTCTTCAGTTATCGTTACCATGCGGATCGTCAGAAGCCGCGGGGAAAGCTGCCCAGCGCCAAAAGCAGCCATCGGATCGAGCTCAGCGTGCTAGGGGCCATGTTCGTGATCTTCATGGGCATATTCGCCTGGTCGACGCATCTGTATCTCAATATCTATCGTGGCCCGGAAGCGGCCATGACCATCAACGTGGTGGGCAAGCAGTGGATGTGGAAGGTACAGCATCCGGAGGGCGTGCGTGAGATCAACACCCTGCACGTGCCGGTGGGGGAAACCGTGGAGCTGCGCCTGACCTCTGAAGACGTCATACACAGCTTCTACGTGCCGGATTTTCGCGTCAAGCACGATGCGGTGCCGGGCACCTACCGCAAGGTATGGTTCGAGGCCACCAAGCCCGGGGAATACCGGCTGTTCTGCGCGGAATACTGCGGCAGCTATCATTCCCGCATGCGCGGCAAGATCGTCGCCATGCAGCCCGCGGACTATGAGCGCTGGCTGGGAGATCAGGGCGAGCAGGTGGCACCGGAAGTCCAGGGAGCCAGCCTGTTTCGCAGCTACGGCTGCAGCGGCTGCCATCTGGGCAAGTCCGACGTGCGGGCGCCGAGCCTCGCCGGAGTCTACGGCCGCCCGGTGCCCCTGGCCAGCGGCGGCACGGTAATGGCGGATGAAGCCTACCTGCGGGATTCCATCCTGCAGCCGCAGAAGCACGTGGTCGCCGGCTTCGCGCCGATCATGCCAAGCTATTCCGGACAGATCAGCGAAGGCGAGATCCTGCAAATCATCGCGTATCTGAAATCCCTGCAGCCGGAAGACCAGGCGCTCAATCCCGCCGCCATGACCCAAGGAGACGCTCCATGA